A genomic window from Sorex araneus isolate mSorAra2 chromosome 2, mSorAra2.pri, whole genome shotgun sequence includes:
- the KCNN1 gene encoding small conductance calcium-activated potassium channel protein 1 isoform X1, which translates to MRAGLAGPAPWTLPDPTPPGVRSPSARSRRTSRAPQVSVGTEPHSHARLRAAGSESQPGTHIIMNSHSLNGCGGRPPGSGPGTSGRDAPDPESGRAPQTPAGPGLQVIVSKSSGGGRLQEQEEEEEEEEEEEEEDEEDEDEDEEGGPGDSTPGHRLGHRRLLFEKRKRLSDYALIFGMFGIVAMVTEAELSWGVYAKGSLCSVALKSLISLSTLILLGLVILYHAREIQLFMVDNGAADWRVAMTRERVLLISLELAVCAIHPLPGQHLGWAARLAVSYAPAAAEADADVLLSVPMFLRLYLLGRVLLLHSKAFTDASSRSIGALNKVTFNTRFVMKTLMTVCPGTVLLVCSLSSWVLAAWTVRVCERYQDKPEVAGSFLSAMWLISITFLSIGYGDMVPHSYCGKAVCLLTGIMGAGCTALVVAVVARKLELTKAEKHVHNFMMDTQLSKRVRNAAANVLRETWLIYKHTRLVRRPDRSRVRGHQRKFLQAIHQNGSQISPCS; encoded by the exons ATGCGCGCTGGACTCGCCGGACCCGCACCCTGGACCCTGCCGGACCCGACCCCACCGGGGGTCCGCTCCCCATCAGCCCGCTCGCGCCGCACGAGCCGAGCCCCGCAG GTCAGCGTGGGCACTGAGCCACACAGCCATGCTAGGCTCCGGGCGGCTGGGAGTGAGTCCCAGCCCGGCACCCACATAATCATGAACAGCCACAGCCTCAACGGCTGCGGGGGGCGACCCCCAGGCAGCGGGCCAGGCACCTCAGGCCGAGATGCCCCAGACCCCGAGTCCGGCCGCGCCCCACAGACCCCGGCTGGCCCCGGCCTCCAGGTGATAGTGTCTAAGAGCAGCGGTGGGGGACggctccaggaacaggaggaggaggaagaagaggaggaggaggaggaggaggaagacgaggaggatgaggatgaggacgAGGAGGGTGGGCCTGGGGACTCCACCCCCGGCCACCGTCTGGGCCACCGCCGGCTGCTCTTTGAAAAGCGGAAGCGCCTCAGCGACTACGCGCTCATCTTCGGCATGTTCGGCATCGTGGCCATGGTGACCGAGGCCGAGCTGTCCTGGGGCGTCTACGCCAAG GGGTCCCTGTGCTCAGTGGCGCTGAAGTCCCTCATCAGCCTGTCCACACTCATCCTGCTGGGCCTGGTCATACTCTACCATGCCCGGGAGATCCAG ctCTTCATGGTGGACAACGGTGCTGCAGACTGGCGGGTGGCCATGACCCGGGAGCGGGTGCTGCTCATCTCGCTGGAGCTGGCCGTGTGCGCCATCCACCCACTGCCCGGCCAGCACCTGGGCTGGGCCGCGCGCCTGGCCGTCAGCTACGCACCCGCGGCAGCCGAGGCAGACGCGGACGTGCTGCTGTCGGTGCCCATGTTCCTGCGCCTGTACCTGCTGGGCCGCGTGCTGCTGCTACACAGCAAGGCCTTCACCGATGCGTCCAGCCGCAGCATCGGCGCACTCAACAAGGTCACCTTCAACACGCGCTTCGTCATGAAGACGCTCATGACCGTGTGCCCTGGCACCGTGCTGCTCGTCTGCAGCCTATCGTCCTGGGTGCTCGCCGCCTGGACCGTGCGCGTGTGCGAGAG GTACCAGGACAAGCCGGAGGTGGCTGGCAGCTTCCTGAGCGCCATGTGGCTGATCTCCATCACCTTCCTGTCCATCGGCTACGGGGACATGGTGCCCCACAGTTACTGCGGCAAGGCCGTGTGCCTGCTCACCGGCATCATG GGGGCCGGCTGCACGGCACTGGTGGTGGCCGTGGTGGCCCGGAAGCTGGAGCTCACCAAGGCCGAGAAGCACGTGCACAATTTCATGATGGACACTCAACTCAGCAAGCGG GTGAGGAACGCTGCCGCCAACGTGCTCAGGGAGACGTGGCTCATCTACAAACACACCAGGCTGGTGAGGAGGCCAGACCGCAGCCGGGTTAGGGGGCACCAGCGTAAGTTCCTCCAGGCCATCCATCA GAACGGATCCCAAATCAGCCCGTGCTCATAA
- the KCNN1 gene encoding small conductance calcium-activated potassium channel protein 1 isoform X2 yields the protein MNSHSLNGCGGRPPGSGPGTSGRDAPDPESGRAPQTPAGPGLQVIVSKSSGGGRLQEQEEEEEEEEEEEEEDEEDEDEDEEGGPGDSTPGHRLGHRRLLFEKRKRLSDYALIFGMFGIVAMVTEAELSWGVYAKGSLCSVALKSLISLSTLILLGLVILYHAREIQLFMVDNGAADWRVAMTRERVLLISLELAVCAIHPLPGQHLGWAARLAVSYAPAAAEADADVLLSVPMFLRLYLLGRVLLLHSKAFTDASSRSIGALNKVTFNTRFVMKTLMTVCPGTVLLVCSLSSWVLAAWTVRVCERYQDKPEVAGSFLSAMWLISITFLSIGYGDMVPHSYCGKAVCLLTGIMGAGCTALVVAVVARKLELTKAEKHVHNFMMDTQLSKRVRNAAANVLRETWLIYKHTRLVRRPDRSRVRGHQRKFLQAIHQNGSQISPCS from the exons ATGAACAGCCACAGCCTCAACGGCTGCGGGGGGCGACCCCCAGGCAGCGGGCCAGGCACCTCAGGCCGAGATGCCCCAGACCCCGAGTCCGGCCGCGCCCCACAGACCCCGGCTGGCCCCGGCCTCCAGGTGATAGTGTCTAAGAGCAGCGGTGGGGGACggctccaggaacaggaggaggaggaagaagaggaggaggaggaggaggaggaagacgaggaggatgaggatgaggacgAGGAGGGTGGGCCTGGGGACTCCACCCCCGGCCACCGTCTGGGCCACCGCCGGCTGCTCTTTGAAAAGCGGAAGCGCCTCAGCGACTACGCGCTCATCTTCGGCATGTTCGGCATCGTGGCCATGGTGACCGAGGCCGAGCTGTCCTGGGGCGTCTACGCCAAG GGGTCCCTGTGCTCAGTGGCGCTGAAGTCCCTCATCAGCCTGTCCACACTCATCCTGCTGGGCCTGGTCATACTCTACCATGCCCGGGAGATCCAG ctCTTCATGGTGGACAACGGTGCTGCAGACTGGCGGGTGGCCATGACCCGGGAGCGGGTGCTGCTCATCTCGCTGGAGCTGGCCGTGTGCGCCATCCACCCACTGCCCGGCCAGCACCTGGGCTGGGCCGCGCGCCTGGCCGTCAGCTACGCACCCGCGGCAGCCGAGGCAGACGCGGACGTGCTGCTGTCGGTGCCCATGTTCCTGCGCCTGTACCTGCTGGGCCGCGTGCTGCTGCTACACAGCAAGGCCTTCACCGATGCGTCCAGCCGCAGCATCGGCGCACTCAACAAGGTCACCTTCAACACGCGCTTCGTCATGAAGACGCTCATGACCGTGTGCCCTGGCACCGTGCTGCTCGTCTGCAGCCTATCGTCCTGGGTGCTCGCCGCCTGGACCGTGCGCGTGTGCGAGAG GTACCAGGACAAGCCGGAGGTGGCTGGCAGCTTCCTGAGCGCCATGTGGCTGATCTCCATCACCTTCCTGTCCATCGGCTACGGGGACATGGTGCCCCACAGTTACTGCGGCAAGGCCGTGTGCCTGCTCACCGGCATCATG GGGGCCGGCTGCACGGCACTGGTGGTGGCCGTGGTGGCCCGGAAGCTGGAGCTCACCAAGGCCGAGAAGCACGTGCACAATTTCATGATGGACACTCAACTCAGCAAGCGG GTGAGGAACGCTGCCGCCAACGTGCTCAGGGAGACGTGGCTCATCTACAAACACACCAGGCTGGTGAGGAGGCCAGACCGCAGCCGGGTTAGGGGGCACCAGCGTAAGTTCCTCCAGGCCATCCATCA GAACGGATCCCAAATCAGCCCGTGCTCATAA
- the ARRDC2 gene encoding arrestin domain-containing protein 2, whose amino-acid sequence MLFDKVKAFSVQLDGASSGAEPVFRGGQAVAGRVLLELAGTVRLGALSLRARGRAHVHWTESRSSGSSTAYTQSYRERVDVVSHRATLLAPGSGEVIKLPAGHHQFPFSFQLPPTLVTSFEGKHGSVRYTIKAVLHRPWVPARRAQKVFTVIEPLNINTPALLAPQAGAREKEARSWCSRRGVVSLSAKIHRKGYAPGEVILVFAEIDNSSTRPVRPRAAVVQTQTFMARGAHKQKHLVVASLVGEPVGPGRRALWHGRALRIPPVGPSILGCRVLHVDYTLKVCVDIPGTSKLLLELPLVIGTIPLHPFGSCSAGLDGHTGLLLLRHLLQQLEAPPDYWDVVAEGEAEAARGRLTLGAREPPFLACVPEFCYCPPPLYAEEDPYPSPRAMGLRMVTC is encoded by the exons ATGCTGTTCGACAAAGTGAAGGCGTTCTCCGTGCAGTTGGACGGCGCGAGCTCGGGGGCCGAGCCGGTGTTCCGCGGCGGCCAGGCGGTGGCCGGCCGGGTGCTGCTGGAGCTGGCCGGCACCGTGCGCCTGGGCGCCCTGTCCCTGCGTGCGCGGGGCCGGGCCCACGTGCACTGGACCGAGTCCCGCAGCTCGGGGTCCAGCACCGCATACACGCAGAGCTACAGAGAGCGCGTCGACGTCGTAAGCCACCGCGCCACGCTGCTCGCTCCAG GCTCCGGGGAGGTCATCAAGCTGCCGGCGGGACACCACCAGTTCCCCTTCAGCTTCCAGCTGCCTCC GACCCTGGTCACATCTTTCGAGGGCAAACACGGGAGTGTCCGCTACACCATCAAGGCTGTCCTGCACCGGCCCTGGGTCCCTGCCCGTCGGGCCCAGAAGGTCTTCACTGTAATTGAACCCCTCAACATCAACACCCCCGCCCTGCTG GCCCCACAGGCAGGAGCCCGGGAGAAGGAGGCGCGATCCTGGTGCAGCCGCCGGGGCGTTGTGTCTCTGTCAGCCAAGATCCACCGCAAGGGCTACGCACCAG GCGAGGTCATCCTGGTGTTTGCAGAGATTGACAACAGCTCCACGAGGCCTGTCCGGCCGCGCGCAGCCGTGGTACAGACTCAGACCTTCATGGCCCGTGGCGCCCATAAACAGAAGCATCTGGTGGTGGCCAGCCTGGTGGGCGAGCCTGTGGGCCCGGGGCGGCGGGCGCTGTGGCACGGCCGCGCGCTGCGCATCCCCCCGGTGGGCCCCTCCATCCTGGGCTGCCGCGTGCTCCACGTGGATTACACGCTCAAG GTGTGCGTGGACATCCCAGGGACGTCCAAGCTGCTCCTGGAGCTGCCCCTGGTCATCGGGACCATCCCCCTGCACCCCTTTGGCTCGTGCTCAGCTGGCCTGGATGGCCATACCGGCCTCCTGCTGCTGAGGCACCTGCTGCAACAGCTGGAAG cTCCCCCCGACTACTGGGACGTGGTagcagagggagaggcagaggctgCCAGGGGAAGGCTCACTCTGGGAGCCCGGGAGCCTCCCTTTCTGGCCTGTGTCCCCGAGTTCTGCTACTGTCCGCCACCCCTGTATGCTGAG GAGGATCCTTACCCATCCCCCCGGGCCATGGGGCTGCGCATGGTGACCTGCTGA
- the IL12RB1 gene encoding interleukin-12 receptor subunit beta-1: MGQSAAVLVSLPVLLLLPPRQGAEPKLQCEAAQCRFVPEACPPRECCFRALPYAEDSGSPWDLTPGPRNLSCYRLPDGHYECSWGYEGPREGVSHFLHCCFGPQRCCYFAVGAATSFQFSDQDEVPVRRTVSFWVESRGAGGLQRSPPLNVTLNRMVKYDPPPGNIKVSRRHGQLLMEWEAPEDQGDAQVQFRQRLAGGSWVLGDCAQQGGGHQDTMHESCLWPLEAGVVREFQFRRRWGRGDPRVPWSSWSSSVCSPLEPPALPQLNISLGPLGPDGRRQLILDGQLPQPALPDGCRGEGTYHVHLQMLSCTCKPKATAIQALHLGRSFDISGAAYSLTVAPEDGSSPNQSWHIPAQAHTGAAGTAQGSPGWPDRTPGTTYCIEWEPQSPEGRNTSCTLMTPQAANHSWTPMAGDDGCITILASARPENLATWSTVLSTFHFGGNASGAGSPQLVLVRNVTSRSASVSWTPPALGACSGLLRGYAVRYQDEARDSGAAEHSVGPAQTHAHLRGLRPGRPYAVQVRAQLTQGPGTWSPSICFHTDDERSALSTFLPSAGSFAIVFLLGVLGYLGLSRAARCLCPPLPVPCASSAVQFPDGQWKQAWFWVSPADFLEEASLQEALAVNTSWEEDEEASLDIPGHLHQKLEPSQGAPEPSRDVELLAEDGGPEPGPYRHSPQRRQAALQLTGLALCTPPRPHPPDSQNRLFWF, encoded by the exons ATGGGGCAGTCTGCAGCCGTGCTGGTATCTCTGCCtgtcctcctcctgctgccccccaggCAGGGTG CCGAGCCCAAGCTGCAGTGTGAAGCCGCCCAATGTCGCTTTGTCCCAGAGGCCTGCCCCCCCCGGGAGTGCTGCTTCAGGGCCCTGCCCTACGCAGAGGACTCAG GGTCCCCGTGGGATTTAACGCCCGGCCCCCGAAACCTGAGCTGCTACCGGCTCCCTGATGGCCACTATGAGTGCTCCTGGGGGTATGAGGGGCCACGGGAAGGGGTCAGCCACTTTCTGCACTGCTG CTTTGGGCCCCAGCGCTGCTGCTACTTCGCAGTGGGTGCAGCCACCAGCTTCCAGTTCTCCGACCAGGACGAGGTCCCCGTGCGTCGCACTGTGTCCTTCTGGGTGGAatcccggggggcagggggcttgcaGCGTTCCCCTCCGTTGAACGTGACCCTCAACAGAATGG TTAAGTACGACCCTCCCCCTGGGAACATCAAAGTGTCCAGGCGGCATGGACAGCTGCTGATGGAGTGGGAGGCACCTGAGGACCAGGGCGACGCTCAGGTGCAGTTTCGGCAGAGGCTAGCAGGAGGCTCCTGGGTGCTG GGCGACTGTGCACAGCAGGGAGGTGGCCACCAGGACACGATGCATG AGTCCTGCCTCTGGCCCCTGGAAGCAGGAGTCGTGCGCGAGTTCCAGTTCCGGAGACGATGGGGCCGGGGGGACCCCAGGGTGCCCTGGAGCAGCTGGAGTAGCTCTGTGTGCAGCCCCCTCG AGCCCCCTGCACTGCCGCAGCTGAACATCTCGCTGGGGCCGCTGGGCCCAGATGGGAGGAGGCAGCTGATACTGGATGGACAG CTGCCCCAGCCTGCGCTTCCGGATGGCTGCCGGGGGGAGGGGACCTACCACGTCCATCTGCAAATGCTGTCCTGCACGTGCAAGCCCAAGGCCACAGCGATTCAGGCTCTCCATCTCGGGAGGAGCTTCGACATCTCGGGCGCCGCCTATAGCCTGACCGTCGCCCCAGAGGATGGCAGCAGCCCCAACCAGTCCTGGCACATTCCTGCCCAGGCACACACAG GAGCAGCAGGGACCGCCCAGGGCAGCCCAGGCTGGCCAGACCGTACTCCGGGCACTACCTACTGCATCGAGTGGGAGCCCCAGAGCCCGGAGGGGCGCAACACCTCCTGTACCCTCATGACACCCCAGGCCG CGAACCACAGCTGGACCCCAATGGCTGGAGATGACGGCTGCATCACCATCCTGGCCTCTGCGCGCCCAGAGAATCTGGCCACGTGGTCGACCGTCCTGTCCACCTTCCACTTTGGGGGCAACG CCTCTGGGGCCGGGAGCCCACAGCTCGTGCTGGTCAGGAACGTCACCTCGCGCTCGGCCAGCGTGTCCTGGACTCCGCCCGCGCTGGGCGCCTGCTCAGGGCTCCTGCGAGGCTACGCGGTGCGTTACCAGGACGAGGCAAGGGACTCTGGCGCGGCAG AGCATTCCGTGGGCCCTGCCCAGACCCACGCCCATCTCCGTGGTCTGCGGCCCGGCCGGCCCTATGCTGTACAGGTGCGCGCCCAGCTGACACAGGGGCCGGGCACCTGGAGCCCGTCCATCTGCTTCCACACAG ATGATGAGCGGTCAGCACTGTCCACCTTCCTGCCATCCGCGGGGAGCTTTGCGATCGTTTTCCTCCTGGGCGTCCTGGGCTACCTAGGCCTGAGCAG GGCTGCCCGTTGTCTGTGCCCGCCCCTGCCTGTACCCTGTGCCAGTTCTGCTGTCCAGTTCCCTGATGGCCAGTGGAAGCAG gCCTGGTTTTGGGTCAGTCCTgcagacttcctggaggaggcatcCCTACAAGAGGCCTTGGCAGTGAACACATCCtgggaggaagacgaggaggccAGCCTGGACATCCCCGGGCATCTCCACCAGAAGCTGGAGCCCTCGCAGGGtgcccccgagccctccagggaCGTGGAGCTACTGGCTGAAGATGGGGGCCCGGAGCCTGGAC CGTACCGCCATTCCCCGCAGCGCCGCCAGGCGGCGCTGCAGCTCACAGGCCTGGCTCTTTGCACCCCGCCACGCCCCCACCCACCGGATTCGCAGAACAGACTTTTCTGGTTTTAA